In a genomic window of Henningerozyma blattae CBS 6284 chromosome 9, complete genome:
- the YTA12 gene encoding m-AAA protease subunit YTA12 (similar to Saccharomyces cerevisiae YTA12 (YMR089C); ancestral locus Anc_2.472) — MSFRLRNTSNILTKASSLGLTKIDRQMIGPSIYIPLSKIAINNYNNRRSFHHQSLLWNNSQKDKKELSDKDLDAIRRDVQKYIEDLQSKKISSKETERKDDISKRIKLLEETISKSSEETNSRKDENLNSRNNNNNNNNNNNNNNNNHNKNINFDSNPGKKDDEKLRKAFTEANSTSSNSNVAIFQLGLLFLFLSFLLDSFSSGGESKEISWQDFYSQLLMKGFVSKLTVINKSIVKVELNEGGKSQLNNSNFDYYYFTIGSIESFENQLNEAQNELKDAGHLTIPVIYTQKGNWAKAALQILPTLLLIFGFIWLTRRSAMNATGGRGGIFSMSKSKAKKFNTETAVQIRFNDVAGCDEAKEEIMEFVDFLKQPSRYEKMGAKIPRGAILSGPPGTGKTLLAKATAGEAGVPFYFVSGSEFVEMFVGVGASRVRDLFKTAKENAPSIVFIDEIDAIGKARQKGNFSGANDERENTLNQLLVEMDGFSSTDHIVVLAGTNRPDILDRALLRPGRFDRHVNIDLPELEGRKAIFGVHLKKIKIAGTIYDLQNRLAALTPGFSGADISNVCNEAALIAARYNSSFVKLSHFEKAIERVIGGVERKSKLLSPEEKQIVAYHEAGHAVCGWFLKYADPLVKVSIIPTGQGALGYAQYLPGDLYLLSEQQLLDRITMSLGGRVSEELHFPSVTNGASDDFKKVTRIITSMVTELGMSPKIGWLSYKKDNNESDLTKPFSEETADIVDAEVQRITNECHQRCVNLLKEKSEAVEKVAQLLLKKEVLTREDMIELLGKRPFPERNDAFDKYLNEKQTKKIKEQESNKDQNDDRDIPRTSQPAF, encoded by the coding sequence ATGAGTTTTAGATTGAGAAATACATCAAATATACTAACGAAGGCTTCCAGCCTTGGTTTAACAAAGATAGATAGACAAATGATAGGGCCTTCAATTTATATTCCTCTATCTAAAATTGCTATAAATAactataataatagaagGAGTTTTCATCACCAAAGCTTACTATGGAATAATAGTCAAAAGGATAAAAAAGAGCTTTCTGATAAAGATCTTGATGCCATTAGAAGAGATGTGCAGAAATATATCGAAGATTTAcaatctaaaaaaatatcctCCAAAGAAACTGAACGTAAAGATGATATTAGTAAgagaataaaattattagaagaaacAATATCGAAATCATCTGAGGAAACGAATTCTCGTAAGGACGAAAATTTAAACTCCagaaacaacaacaacaacaacaacaacaacaacaacaacaacaataataatcataataaaaatatcaactTTGATTCAAATCCTGGGaaaaaagatgatgaaaaattacgAAAAGCATTTACTGAGGCAAACTCTACTTCATCGAACAGTAATGTTGCTATATTTCAACttggtttattatttcttttcttatcatttttattagattcaTTTAGCTCTGGTGGTGAGAGTAAGGAAATTTCGTGGCAAGATTTTTATtctcaattattaatgaaaggatttgtttcaaaattaaCCGTTATTAATAAGTCAATTGTTAAGgtagaattaaatgaagGTGGTAAGAGTCAactaaataattctaactttgattactattattttacaattggTTCAATTGAGAGCTTTGAAAATCAGTTAAATGAGGCACAAAATGAATTGAAGGATGCAGGCCATTTAACCATCCCAGTTATATATACACAAAAAGGTAATTGGGCAAAAGCTGCATTACAGATATTACCAACACTTTTATTGATCTTTGGATTTATTTGGTTGACACGTAGATCTGCTATGAATGCCACAGGTGGCCGTGGCGGAATATTTAGTATGAGTAAATCTAAGGCTAAAAAGTTCAATACAGAAACCGCTGTTCAAATTAGATTTAACGATGTAGCTGGTTGTGATGAAGCAAAGGAAGAAATCATGGAATTTGTTGATTTTTTGAAACAACCATCACGTTATGAGAAGATGGGTGCCAAAATCCCTAGAGGTGCAATTTTATCTGGCCCACCTGGTACTGGTAAGACATTGTTAGCTAAAGCTACTGCTGGGGAAGCTGGAGTaccattttattttgtatcTGGGTCTGAATTTGTGGAAATGTTTGTTGGTGTAGGTGCATCAAGGGTCCGTGATTTATTTAAGACCGCCAAAGAAAATGCACCATCAATTGTATTTATTGATGAAATCGATGCTATTGGTAAAGCTAGGCAAAAGGGAAACTTTTCAGGTGCTAATGACGAAAGAGAGAATactttaaatcaattattagtAGAAATGGATGGGTTTTCATCAACCGATCATATTGTTGTATTGGCTGGTACAAATAGGCCTGATATTTTAGATCGTGCCCTATTAAGGCCTGGCAGATTTGACAGACATGTGAATATTGATTTACCTGAATTAGAGGGCCGTAAAGCTATCTTTGGGGTTCATCTtaagaaaatcaaaatcgCAGGAACTATCTatgatttacaaaatcGTTTAGCTGCCTTAACACCTGGATTTTCGGGTGCTGATATATCTAATGTTTGTAATGAAGCAGCTCTAATTGCTGCTAGATACAATTCGAGTTTTGTTAAGTTATCACATTTTGAAAAAGCCATTGAAAGAGTTATAGGAGGTGTTGAAAGAAAATCTAAACTATTATCACCagaagaaaaacaaatagTTGCATACCATGAAGCTGGCCATGCAGTTTGCGGATGGTTTTTGAAATATGCTGATCCACTAGTAAAGGTGAGTATTATCCCAACAGGACAAGGTGCCCTAGGCTATGCTCAATATTTACCAGGAGATTTATACCTATTAAGTGAACAACAACTGCTAGATCGAATTACAATGTCATTGGGTGGCAGAGTTTCTGAAGAATTACATTTCCCCAGTGTTACTAATGGTGCATCTGATGATTTCAAGAAAGTTACTAGAATAATTACTTCGATGGTAACTGAATTGGGAATGAGTCCCAAGATTGGTTGGCTAAGTTATAAGAAAGATAACAATGAATCAGACCTCACGAAACCATTTTCTGAAGAGACTGCAGACATTGTTGACGCAGAAGTCCAACGTATTACCAATGAATGCCACCAAAGATGTGTTAatcttttgaaagaaaaatctGAAGCTGTAGAAAAAGTTGCCCAATTGCTATTAAAGAAAGAGGTATTAACAAGAGAAGATATGATTGAATTATTGGGTAAGAGACCATTCCCCGAAAGAAATGATGCTTTCGACAAGtatttgaatgaaaaacAGACAAAAAAGATCAAGGAACAGGAAAGTAACAAAGATCAAAACGATGACAGGGATATACCAAGAACATCCCAACCTGCATTTTAA
- the NPL6 gene encoding Npl6p (similar to Saccharomyces cerevisiae NPL6 (YMR091C); ancestral locus Anc_2.471), which yields MSPSKQETDTVDTLNSARSRTRSPSRIDYSIDTEGMVLPKDNEDDEEYREEEDDQLLSKKRKQDEDGDDNDAEYDADDVSTTRRKKRNTDGKVRSNSVSDNDRSRSASVSVPAVEKRGKSVVPIDKNGEPYILENEEYVLPIDEEGEEKITKDGDLLGGRKFMVRTFTVLGHGSTKFMLGTEPARAVGFRDSYLFFQTHPNLYKFVITQEEKNDLINRGALPYSYRGRQIALVTARSVFREFGAKIIINGKNITDDYYAKRLRQEGNVVEGTFAREPPKKPSHPHMKYSQADVLNAASNPARNTVEFFDRRHHHGGSTLTSANMTQATGKTLNSTNWLYQNAAASSRFNSDMYYDRVRILLIEQQGMRDPYTNTVHLPQSTQPTRVIDWSKIEDTKLEKDERFSIINEIRIQDSDLTRSFTGLSDIPKEVYEGLVSDDIKKAIEEQIDFENGKI from the coding sequence AAGGTATGGTCCTTCCAaaagataatgaagatgatgaagagtATAGGGAAGAGGAGGATGATCAATTATTGTCCAAGAAAAGAAAGCAAGATGAAGATGGTGATGATAATGACGCCGAATATGACGCTGATGATGTTTCAACAACGAGGAGAAAAAAGCGCAATACTGATGGTAAGGTACGTAGCAATTCAGTATCTGATAATGACAGGTCCAGGTCAGCCTCAGTTTCCGTGCCAGCAGTGGAGAAAAGAGGTAAAAGTGTAGTAccaattgataaaaatggTGAACCTTATATCCTTGAGAATGAGGAGTATGTCCTTCCTATAGACGAAGAAGGTGaggaaaaaattacaaaggATGGTGACCTTCTAGGCGGTAGAAAATTTATGGTGCGTACATTTACTGTTTTAGGCCATGGTTCTACAAAATTTATGCTTGGTACTGAACCAGCAAGGGCAGTTGGTTTTAGAGATTCATACTTATTCTTCCAAACTCATCCAAATctttataaatttgttaTTACTCAAGAGGAAAAGAATGATTTGATAAATAGAGGTGCATTGCCATATTCATATAGAGGTAGGCAAATTGCGCTTGTAACTGCAAGAAGTGTGTTTAGAGAATTTGGtgcaaaaattattattaatggtAAAAATATCACAGATGATTATTATGCTAAACGATTACGCCAAGAAGGTAATGTAGTAGAAGGAACATTTGCTCGTGAACCTCCTAAAAAACCTTCTCATCCCCATATGAAGTATTCGCAAGCAGATGTTTTAAATGCTGCTAGTAATCCTGCTAGGAATACtgttgaattttttgatagAAGGCATCACCATGGGGGAAGTACTCTAACTAGCGCAAACATGACACAAGCTACCGGCAAGACACTAAACTCAACGAACTGGTTATATCAAAATGCAGCAGCCTCAAGTAGGTTTAATAGTGATATGTATTATGATAGAGTACgcatattattaatagaacAACAAGGTATGAGAGATCCATACACAAATACAGTTCACTTACCACAATCCACTCAACCAACAAGGGTTATTGATTGGTCTAAAATTGAAGATacaaaattagaaaaagatgaacgattttctattattaacGAGATTAGAATTCAAGACTCAGACTTGACTAGAAGTTTTACAGGTCTTTCGGATATACCGAAAGAGGTCTACGAAGGTTTAGTATCAGATGATATCAAAAAAGCTATTGAGGAAcaaattgattttgaaaatggCAAAATATGA
- the TBLA0I01200 gene encoding uncharacterized protein, translating to MSIRGPHRNYFKEKFQIFLTTKHPFHTLKYEKDAINKKATCDIKYIWIKDKIDTRKQKKSKPFNVTYSTNKIKLIITDNGFDNKEEEPCRKSKKAKRQNLYGIGIENPKILGNSNGNNSKITREGKNNLHQPSQKPIKRYEEAKKDIEEVLDIEEIEKNIYGKFVENHSIPYSIKKLTELPNSFWNLDNINTKKKNGKDLHNSDSPQTAISKFIGELNYLPPEPINDIDILNDVLNSKPKEMFLRELYQDLKCKQLTYSKIMKPKDFTIITSLRNERWYVRILGEYCPVRIRRYKMRNYNDANYLIYREQLYIKAFKKQQKVCIRKIASWKKELNKIVKNKKIKFDKKVDSEFQKHIFGEIHYDEAGFNLWNKQRQQNRKKESTLKKNDIKRGLTIRERFLQTIKTSRVQNVFSYKKSALKKRLRFTTDLFFIEFVNESLNTMSPKKKYYSNIKLAERKHITRKWLNHQQEYQMVKDLVNDAWEERIDNLIFK from the coding sequence atgtCAATAAGAGGACCTCACCGAAATTACTTTAAAGAGAAGTTTCAGATCTTTCTAACTACAAAACACCCTTTTCATACTTTAAAGTATGAAAAAGAtgcaattaataaaaaggCAACTTGCGATATAAAGTATATTTGGATAAAGGATAAAATTGATACCaggaaacaaaaaaaaagtaaaccATTTAATGTTACTTACtcaacaaataaaattaaattgattATAACAGATAATggttttgataataaagaagaagaaccATGCAGAAAAAGTAAGAAAGCTAAAAGACAAAATTTATATGGAATAGGTATTGAAAATCCAAAAATTTTAGGAAATAGTAACGGAAATAATTCTAAGATCACTCGAGAgggtaaaaataatttgcaTCAACCTTCACAAAAACCAATTAAGAGATATGAAGAAGctaaaaaagatatagaAGAGGTATTggatattgaagaaattgaaaaaaacatttatGGAAAATTTGTGGAGAATCATAGTATACCGTATtccattaaaaaattaaccGAGCTTCCAAATTCTTTTTGGAACCTGGACAATATAAATaccaaaaagaaaaatgggAAAGATCTACACAATTCAGATTCTCCCCAAACTgctatttcaaaatttattggGGAACTTAATTATTTACCTCCAGAACCCATAAatgatatagatatattgaATGACGTTTTAAATTCGAAACCAAAGGAGATGTTTTTAAGAGAACTATACCAAGATTTAAAATGTAAGCAGCTTACTTATAGCAAGATCATGAAACCCAAAGATTTTACAATCATAACAAGTTTAAGAAATGAAAGATGGTATGTAAGAATATTAGGTGAATATTGTCCTGTTCGGATTAGACGATATAAAATGAGAAATTATAATGATgcaaattatttgatatacAGAGAGCAGTTATATATTAAGGCGtttaaaaaacaacaaaaagtttgtattagaaaaatCGCAAGTTGGAAGAaggaattaaataaaatagtaaaaaataaaaagattaaattcGATAAAAAAGTTGATTCAGAATTTCAGAAACATATTTTCGGAGAAATTCATTACGATGAAGCAGGCTTTAACTTATGGAATAAGCAAAGACAACAGAATAGGAAAAAGGAAAGCACGCTGaagaaaaatgatattaaaaggGGTCTAACAATTAGAGAACGATTCCTTCaaacaataaaaacaaGCAGGGTTCAAAATGTCTTTTCTTATAAAAAGAGCGCTCTTAAGAAAAGACTAAGATTTACAACGGATCTATTTTTCATTGAATTTGTCAATGAGAGCTTAAATACAATGTCtcctaaaaaaaaatactataGTAATATAAAACTTGCCGAAAGGAAACATATAACAAGAAAATGGCTAAATCATCAGCAAGAATATCAAATGGTCAAGGATTTGGTTAATGATGCTTGGGAGGAGAGAATAGATAatctaatttttaaataa